A stretch of the Pseudomonas helvetica genome encodes the following:
- a CDS encoding PA4642 family protein: MRKDKKQVIGDEIGDAQIKLFLDFEPVDATSPSLHKLIKAYRGLRIDDFERFLAFFIEAGYDLDGKDEHGKDFVALIQDQRNAADYIELIQKARG, encoded by the coding sequence ATGCGTAAAGATAAGAAACAGGTGATTGGTGACGAGATCGGCGATGCGCAGATCAAATTGTTCCTCGATTTTGAACCGGTCGACGCGACATCACCGTCCCTGCACAAACTGATCAAGGCCTACCGTGGCCTGCGTATCGACGATTTCGAGCGTTTCCTGGCGTTCTTCATCGAGGCCGGTTACGACCTGGACGGCAAGGACGAGCACGGTAAGGACTTCGTTGCCCTGATCCAGGATCAGCGTAATGCCGCCGACTACATCGAGTTGATCCAGAAAGCTCGCGGCTAA
- a CDS encoding 4-hydroxyproline epimerase — translation MKRIHVLDSHTGGEPTRLVIAGFPELGSGSMAERKRRLAEEHDHWRTATVLEPRGSDVLVGALLCEPQDPEACAGVIFFNNSGYLGMCGHGTIGLVASLAYLERIEPGVHRIETPVGTVEATLHADRSVSVRNVPAYRYRKAVQLTLPGYGIVSGDIAWGGNWFFLIADHGQRIASDNLEALTAYTWAVRETLENQGIRGEDGGEIDHIELFADDPVADSRNFVLCPGKAYDRSPCGTGTSAKLACLAADGKLQPGEVWRQASVIGSQFEASYERLDEQRIIPTIRGRAHMSGENHLLLEEDDPFVWGIGS, via the coding sequence ATGAAACGTATCCACGTCCTCGATTCTCACACTGGCGGTGAACCGACACGCCTGGTGATCGCCGGTTTCCCGGAACTGGGCAGCGGCTCCATGGCCGAACGCAAGCGCCGCCTCGCCGAAGAGCACGACCACTGGCGCACCGCCACGGTACTTGAACCGCGCGGCAGCGATGTGCTGGTTGGCGCCCTGCTCTGCGAGCCGCAAGATCCCGAAGCCTGTGCCGGGGTGATTTTCTTCAATAACAGCGGTTACCTCGGCATGTGCGGTCACGGCACGATTGGCCTGGTGGCCTCGCTGGCGTATCTCGAACGCATCGAGCCTGGTGTGCACCGGATCGAAACCCCGGTCGGCACGGTCGAGGCGACGTTGCACGCGGATCGCTCGGTCAGCGTGCGCAACGTCCCGGCCTATCGCTATCGCAAGGCCGTGCAACTGACACTGCCGGGTTACGGCATCGTCAGCGGCGACATCGCCTGGGGCGGCAACTGGTTTTTCCTGATCGCCGACCACGGCCAACGCATCGCCAGCGACAATCTTGAAGCCCTGACCGCCTACACCTGGGCGGTCCGCGAAACACTGGAGAACCAAGGCATTCGCGGCGAGGACGGCGGCGAAATCGATCACATCGAGCTGTTTGCCGACGACCCGGTGGCCGACAGCCGCAACTTTGTCCTGTGCCCCGGCAAAGCCTACGACCGCTCGCCTTGCGGCACTGGCACCAGCGCCAAGCTGGCGTGCCTGGCAGCTGACGGCAAATTGCAGCCCGGTGAAGTCTGGCGCCAGGCCAGTGTGATCGGCAGCCAGTTCGAAGCCAGCTACGAGCGGCTCGACGAACAGCGCATCATTCCGACAATTCGCGGTCGCGCCCACATGAGTGGCGAGAACCACTTGTTGCTGGAGGAAGACGACCCGTTCGTGTGGGGCATCGGTTCATGA
- a CDS encoding 1-acyl-sn-glycerol-3-phosphate acyltransferase yields the protein MMGEFDTIRPYDDSEVPAVLARLLGDKAFLDILTHFRFPRFAGAFGWMLKPLIAYRLRREFAGVRSVATLQDKVEFYVDHTIERATDGVTYTGVEQFKSGRAYLFLANHRDIVMDPAFVNYAIYHAGLPTPRIAIGDNLLQKPFVSDLMRLNKSFIVHRSISGRREKMAAYQLLSAYINHSILNDCQSIWIAQAEGRAKDGDDRTESAILKMFHMSRKDEPFGEVIQSLNLTPVSISYEYDPCDQAKARELYIRATTGSYTKVPGEDDASIAKGITGYKGRVHVNFAAPISELFEDTKQLAIEMDRQILGGYRLFPVHYLAYAQWSNADPQLQVPSAATLFPAEELAKAQQEWQSRLDACPEEHRPFLVLQYATPVRNQYRVKAGLPL from the coding sequence ATGATGGGCGAATTCGATACCATCCGACCTTACGACGACAGCGAAGTCCCGGCGGTGCTGGCACGGTTGCTGGGCGACAAGGCGTTTCTAGATATCCTCACCCACTTCCGCTTCCCGCGTTTTGCCGGTGCTTTTGGCTGGATGCTCAAACCACTTATAGCTTATCGGCTGCGCCGTGAGTTTGCCGGCGTCCGTTCGGTTGCAACCTTGCAGGACAAGGTCGAGTTTTATGTCGACCACACCATCGAGCGGGCCACCGACGGCGTGACCTATACCGGCGTCGAGCAATTCAAGTCCGGCCGCGCCTATCTGTTCCTGGCCAACCACCGTGACATCGTGATGGACCCGGCCTTCGTCAACTACGCGATCTACCACGCCGGCCTGCCGACGCCGCGCATCGCGATTGGCGACAACCTGCTGCAAAAGCCCTTCGTCAGCGATCTGATGCGCCTGAACAAGAGCTTTATCGTGCACCGCTCCATCAGCGGTCGGCGCGAGAAGATGGCGGCGTATCAGTTGCTCTCGGCCTATATCAATCACTCGATCCTCAACGACTGCCAGTCGATCTGGATCGCCCAGGCCGAAGGCCGCGCCAAGGACGGTGACGACCGTACCGAGTCGGCGATCCTCAAGATGTTCCACATGAGCCGCAAGGACGAGCCGTTTGGCGAGGTCATCCAGTCGCTGAACCTGACACCGGTGTCGATCAGCTACGAGTACGACCCGTGCGATCAGGCCAAGGCCCGCGAGCTGTACATCCGCGCTACCACCGGTAGCTACACCAAGGTGCCCGGCGAGGACGATGCAAGCATCGCCAAAGGCATCACCGGCTACAAAGGCCGGGTCCACGTGAACTTCGCGGCACCGATCAGCGAGCTGTTCGAAGACACCAAGCAACTGGCAATCGAGATGGACCGGCAGATCCTCGGCGGTTACCGGTTGTTCCCGGTGCACTACCTGGCGTACGCCCAATGGAGCAACGCCGACCCGCAACTGCAGGTGCCGAGCGCAGCCACACTGTTCCCGGCCGAGGAACTGGCCAAGGCCCAGCAAGAGTGGCAAAGCCGCCTCGACGCCTGCCCCGAGGAACATCGGCCGTTCCTGGTGCTGCAATACGCAACACCGGTGCGCAATCAGTACCGGGTCAAAGCGGGTTTGCCGCTGTAA
- the mqo gene encoding malate dehydrogenase (quinone): MAHNEAVDVVLVGAGIMSATLAVLLKELDPAIKLEVVELMDSGAAESSNPWNNAGTGHAGLCELNYTPQAADGSVDIKKAVHINTQFEVSKQFWSYLTRKGTFGSSKSFISPVPHLSFVQGDAGVSFLKERFKVLSKHHAFSEMEYTEDKAKMAEWMPLMMPGRPADEVIAATRVINGTDVNFGALTNQLLKHLTSAPDAQVKYCKRVTGLKRNGNGWTVSIKDVNSGNTREVDAKFVFLGAGGAALPLLQASGIEESKGFGGFPISGQWLRCDNPEVVKHHQAKVYSQAAVGSPPMSVPHLDTRVVDGQKSLLFGPYAGFTTKFLKHGSFMDLPMSVRLGNIGPMLAVAKNNMDLTKYLVSEVMQSMEQRLESLRRFYPQAKAEDWRLEVAGQRVQIIKKDPKKGGILQFGTELVAAKDGSLAALLGASPGASVTVSIMLELIEKCFPNKAKGEWAAKLAEIFPAREKVLETDAALYRKINAQNNIALELVEESSETPSFA, from the coding sequence ATGGCGCATAACGAAGCAGTCGACGTAGTACTGGTTGGGGCCGGCATCATGAGTGCCACCCTTGCTGTATTGCTCAAAGAGCTCGACCCCGCGATCAAGCTGGAAGTCGTCGAGCTGATGGATTCCGGTGCCGCGGAGAGTTCCAACCCGTGGAACAACGCCGGTACCGGGCACGCCGGGCTGTGTGAGCTGAACTACACGCCACAGGCCGCTGACGGCAGCGTCGACATCAAGAAAGCCGTGCACATCAACACCCAGTTCGAGGTGTCGAAGCAGTTCTGGTCCTACCTGACCCGAAAAGGCACCTTCGGCTCGTCGAAATCCTTCATCAGCCCGGTCCCGCACCTGAGCTTCGTGCAAGGTGACGCAGGCGTTTCCTTCCTCAAGGAACGTTTCAAGGTGCTGAGCAAGCACCACGCCTTCTCCGAGATGGAGTACACCGAAGACAAGGCAAAAATGGCCGAATGGATGCCATTGATGATGCCTGGTCGTCCGGCCGACGAAGTCATCGCCGCAACCCGCGTGATCAACGGCACCGACGTCAACTTCGGCGCCCTGACCAATCAACTGCTCAAGCACCTGACCAGCGCACCCGATGCCCAGGTCAAGTACTGCAAGCGCGTGACCGGTCTCAAGCGCAACGGCAACGGCTGGACCGTCAGCATCAAGGACGTCAACAGCGGCAACACCCGCGAAGTCGATGCCAAGTTCGTGTTCCTCGGTGCTGGCGGCGCGGCCTTGCCGTTGTTGCAGGCTTCGGGGATCGAAGAAAGCAAAGGTTTCGGCGGTTTCCCGATCAGCGGCCAATGGCTGCGTTGCGACAACCCGGAAGTGGTCAAGCACCACCAGGCCAAGGTCTACAGCCAGGCAGCAGTGGGTTCGCCACCGATGTCGGTGCCGCACCTGGATACTCGTGTCGTCGATGGCCAGAAGTCCCTGCTGTTCGGACCTTACGCCGGCTTCACCACCAAGTTCCTCAAGCACGGTTCGTTCATGGACCTGCCAATGTCGGTTCGCCTCGGCAACATCGGCCCGATGCTGGCCGTGGCGAAAAACAACATGGACCTGACCAAGTACCTGGTCAGCGAAGTGATGCAATCGATGGAACAACGCCTGGAATCGCTGCGCCGCTTCTACCCTCAGGCCAAGGCCGAAGACTGGCGTCTGGAAGTCGCTGGCCAGCGCGTGCAAATCATCAAGAAAGACCCGAAAAAAGGCGGCATCCTGCAGTTCGGTACCGAACTGGTTGCGGCCAAGGACGGATCGCTTGCCGCGCTGCTCGGTGCCTCGCCTGGCGCCTCGGTCACGGTGTCGATCATGCTTGAGCTGATCGAAAAATGCTTCCCGAACAAAGCCAAGGGTGAGTGGGCAGCCAAGCTGGCCGAAATCTTCCCGGCCCGGGAAAAAGTCCTGGAAACCGATGCTGCGCTGTATCGCAAGATCAATGCGCAGAACAACATCGCGCTGGAACTGGTTGAAGAAAGCAGCGAGACCCCAAGCTTCGCTTGA
- a CDS encoding YajG family lipoprotein, producing the protein MLQRLLFGLITVTSLTLVGCANSPQQLAPEPKLTTQLAPVGHGQPVVVRVVDGRPSPTLGTRGGLYPETSAITVQGAQILPKLQAQAEAAVRLLGFTPTPNAYNVPQLTVTLAELTYQSPKEGMYVTEATIGAAFRSDVQNANHRYSGRYAASLNQRFGMAPNQETNTKLVSDVLSDALTRLFKDPTVGQMLAQ; encoded by the coding sequence ATGTTGCAACGCCTGTTGTTCGGTTTGATCACTGTGACCAGCTTGACCCTGGTTGGCTGCGCCAACAGCCCGCAACAACTAGCCCCGGAGCCGAAACTGACGACTCAGTTGGCGCCGGTCGGACATGGTCAGCCGGTGGTGGTGAGGGTGGTTGATGGCCGTCCGTCGCCAACCTTGGGCACTCGTGGTGGCCTGTACCCTGAAACCAGCGCAATCACGGTGCAAGGTGCGCAAATTCTGCCGAAGCTGCAGGCCCAGGCCGAAGCGGCTGTGCGTTTGCTGGGTTTCACGCCAACGCCTAATGCTTACAACGTGCCGCAGTTGACGGTGACGCTGGCAGAACTGACGTATCAGTCGCCCAAAGAAGGCATGTATGTGACTGAGGCGACGATTGGCGCGGCTTTCCGCTCTGATGTGCAGAATGCCAACCATCGTTACAGTGGCCGTTATGCGGCGTCGCTGAATCAGCGTTTTGGTATGGCGCCGAATCAGGAAACCAACACCAAGCTGGTGAGTGATGTGTTGAGTGATGCGTTGACCCGGTTGTTCAAGGATCCGACGGTGGGTCAGATGCTCGCCCAATAA
- a CDS encoding CPXCG motif-containing cysteine-rich protein: MLETERYECPYCGEESEAVLDLSGGDQTYIEDCPVCCRPITFTLQTDGHEWMLEVHSENE; this comes from the coding sequence ATGCTGGAAACCGAGCGCTACGAATGTCCTTATTGTGGTGAAGAGTCAGAGGCAGTTCTGGATTTGTCGGGAGGGGATCAGACGTATATCGAGGATTGCCCCGTGTGTTGTCGGCCTATCACATTTACTCTGCAGACCGATGGTCATGAATGGATGCTCGAAGTTCACAGCGAAAACGAGTGA
- a CDS encoding DUF2007 domain-containing protein — MQRIYEPENLMEGELLQGMLASEGVEAHLVGRDLLGGAGELPVFGLLGLAVDNDQAQYARELIAAYNAALPMPGDEPDSFPDVLVC, encoded by the coding sequence ATGCAGCGCATTTACGAACCGGAAAACCTGATGGAAGGTGAGTTGTTGCAGGGCATGTTGGCCAGCGAAGGGGTTGAGGCGCATCTGGTGGGGCGTGATCTGCTGGGCGGCGCGGGCGAGTTGCCGGTGTTCGGGCTGCTTGGACTGGCGGTGGATAACGATCAGGCGCAATACGCGCGCGAGTTGATCGCTGCGTACAATGCCGCACTGCCAATGCCCGGCGACGAACCGGATAGCTTCCCCGACGTCCTGGTCTGTTAG
- a CDS encoding GntR family transcriptional regulator, with protein sequence MPLPSFNAPNLGIVPSASEVIVKHLREAIIGGHFAEDEPIRQDDIARLFNVSKIPVREALKRLEAEGLVQFQRNKGAVVTKISEPELAQIFEVRVLLEVQAIRLAVPNMTEATFARAESICAEFLDENNIGRWAELNWALHACLYEPAQRPFLLNLIRSIHDKVERYLRMQMSFSEGKDRADHEHREIIAACRAGDADKAAELIEQHIIGVCRTLYEHLPNAPARI encoded by the coding sequence GTGCCTCTACCCAGCTTCAATGCCCCCAATCTGGGGATTGTGCCTTCAGCGTCGGAAGTCATCGTCAAGCATCTGCGCGAGGCCATCATCGGCGGTCACTTTGCCGAAGACGAACCAATCCGTCAGGACGATATCGCCCGCTTGTTCAACGTCAGCAAGATCCCCGTGCGCGAGGCGCTCAAACGCCTTGAGGCGGAAGGCCTGGTGCAGTTCCAGCGCAACAAGGGCGCGGTGGTGACGAAGATTTCCGAGCCCGAGCTGGCGCAGATCTTTGAAGTCCGGGTGCTGCTGGAGGTCCAGGCGATTCGCCTGGCCGTGCCGAACATGACCGAAGCCACGTTCGCCCGTGCAGAAAGCATCTGTGCCGAGTTCCTCGACGAAAATAACATCGGGCGCTGGGCCGAGTTGAACTGGGCGCTGCACGCCTGCCTCTACGAGCCGGCGCAGCGGCCGTTCCTGCTCAACCTGATTCGCTCGATTCACGACAAGGTCGAACGCTACCTGCGCATGCAGATGAGTTTTTCCGAAGGCAAGGACCGTGCGGACCACGAGCACCGCGAGATTATCGCCGCATGCCGGGCCGGTGACGCCGACAAAGCCGCCGAACTGATCGAGCAGCACATCATTGGTGTGTGCCGCACGCTCTATGAACACCTGCCCAATGCCCCCGCGCGGATCTGA